From Acinetobacter sp. ASP199, the proteins below share one genomic window:
- a CDS encoding phosphatidylglycerophosphatase A, giving the protein MGINTLHKPSINFKAMSWTNRFIVFCGVGFGSGLLPKAPGTFGSAFALLLIPLWLAIGLSSTILAIILMSLIGIYICGHTAKVMGVHDDGRIVWDEFAGQSITFLPLLYLNEVSWTWALVGFALFRLFDVWKPWPIRVIDRQVDGGFGIMLDDIIAGLWAALCIWVYFYFTVA; this is encoded by the coding sequence ATGGGTATCAACACTTTGCATAAACCTTCAATCAATTTTAAAGCCATGTCATGGACTAACCGTTTTATTGTGTTCTGTGGCGTTGGTTTTGGTTCGGGCTTATTACCGAAAGCGCCGGGTACTTTTGGTTCGGCTTTTGCATTATTGCTTATTCCGCTCTGGCTTGCAATTGGCCTATCCAGCACCATATTAGCCATCATTCTGATGTCGCTCATTGGTATTTATATTTGCGGTCATACCGCTAAAGTCATGGGTGTACATGATGATGGTCGCATTGTGTGGGATGAATTTGCAGGACAATCGATTACCTTTTTGCCTTTGCTCTATCTGAATGAAGTGAGCTGGACATGGGCATTGGTCGGTTTTGCCCTGTTCCGTTTATTCGATGTCTGGAAACCATGGCCAATTCGTGTCATTGACCGTCAAGTGGACGGCGGTTTTGGCATCATGCTGGATGACATTATTGCGGGGCTTTGGGCTGCGTTATGCATCTGGGTTTATTTTTATTTCACCGTGGCTTAA
- the glmU gene encoding bifunctional UDP-N-acetylglucosamine diphosphorylase/glucosamine-1-phosphate N-acetyltransferase GlmU has product MSTTVIILAAGKGTRMRSSLPKVLQPLAGRPLLGHVIETAKKLNADNIITIYGHGGDRVQSAFLQHDIKWVEQAEQLGTGHAVQMTLPVLPRDGVSLILSGDVPCINPVTLQKLLDATAATGIGLVTLTLPDANGYGRIVRENSAIQAIVEHKDASDEQRQIKEINTGIYAVSNAKLHQWLPLLSNNNAQGEYYLTDIVAMALADGMQVASVQPEQAFEVEGVNDRVQLAALERQYQADQAKKLMQQGVHLIDPSRFDLRGNLTVGQDVRIDINVIIEGDCELGNGVEIGAGCVIKNTKIAAGTKVQPYSVFDSAIVGEHAQIGPFARLRPGAKLANEVHIGNFVEVKNTTIGLGSKANHFTYLGDAEVGAGSNIGAGTITCNYDGANKFKTIIGDQAFIGSNSSLVAPVRIGNGATVGAGSTITRDVAENSLAVERSKQFAKENYPRPQKIKK; this is encoded by the coding sequence ATGTCAACGACTGTTATTATTCTTGCTGCAGGTAAAGGTACGCGCATGCGCTCATCTTTACCAAAAGTGTTACAACCACTTGCAGGACGTCCATTACTCGGGCATGTGATTGAAACAGCAAAAAAATTAAACGCAGATAATATTATTACGATTTATGGTCATGGTGGTGACCGGGTTCAGTCAGCATTTCTACAACACGATATTAAATGGGTAGAACAGGCTGAACAGCTCGGTACCGGTCATGCGGTACAGATGACTTTGCCAGTTCTGCCTCGCGACGGTGTATCACTCATTCTTTCTGGTGATGTACCCTGCATTAATCCTGTGACCTTGCAAAAATTACTCGATGCGACTGCAGCAACTGGTATTGGTCTGGTCACCCTAACCCTGCCTGATGCCAATGGTTACGGCCGTATCGTGCGTGAAAATAGCGCCATCCAAGCCATCGTTGAACATAAAGATGCATCTGACGAACAACGTCAAATCAAGGAAATCAATACTGGTATCTATGCTGTCAGCAATGCCAAATTACATCAGTGGTTACCCCTCCTTAGCAATAACAATGCACAAGGTGAATATTACCTGACGGATATCGTGGCTATGGCACTCGCAGATGGTATGCAAGTCGCATCGGTACAACCTGAACAAGCTTTTGAAGTTGAAGGTGTGAATGATCGTGTACAACTGGCGGCTTTAGAACGTCAATACCAAGCTGATCAAGCGAAAAAACTCATGCAACAAGGCGTGCATCTGATTGATCCAAGCCGTTTTGACCTCCGTGGCAATTTAACTGTCGGTCAAGATGTGCGTATTGATATCAACGTAATCATTGAAGGTGACTGTGAACTTGGTAATGGCGTTGAAATTGGCGCAGGCTGTGTCATTAAAAATACTAAAATCGCAGCAGGTACCAAAGTTCAACCGTATAGCGTATTTGATAGTGCGATTGTGGGTGAACATGCGCAAATTGGTCCATTCGCACGTTTACGCCCAGGTGCGAAATTAGCAAATGAAGTCCATATTGGTAACTTCGTTGAAGTAAAAAATACGACGATTGGTCTAGGCTCAAAAGCCAATCACTTCACTTATTTAGGTGATGCTGAAGTTGGTGCAGGCTCAAATATTGGTGCAGGTACCATTACCTGCAATTATGATGGCGCCAACAAATTTAAAACAATTATTGGTGATCAGGCCTTTATTGGTTCAAACAGTTCATTGGTTGCACCTGTGAGAATTGGCAACGGTGCTACAGTCGGTGCAGGCTCGACGATTACCCGTGATGTGGCAGAGAACAGTTTAGCGGTAGAACGTTCAAAGCAGTTTGCCAAAGAAAACTATCCACGTCCGCAAAAAATCAAGAAATAA
- the glmS gene encoding glutamine--fructose-6-phosphate transaminase (isomerizing), with protein MCGIVGGIAERSITNILIEGLKRLEYRGYDSAGLALIHNSQVLRERRVGKVANLEQAVNESQISGSLGIAHTRWATHGKPTEENAHPHISENVAVVHNGIIENYQELKDDLEALGYVFTSQTDTEVVAHLINDALKSTPSLLEAVRQVVPQLKGAYALGIVHTDHPDELITVREGSPLVIGVGIGENFISSDQLALLPITNRFIYLEEGDIARLTRTTIEVFVDGQLVDRPVKELDAAVSNASKGEYKHYMLKEIYEQPEAIKQTISQALNGNDLREDFLACAEQDFSKIQQIQIIACGTSYHAGMIAKYWFEQLIDLPCQVEIASEFRYRTPVIVNHTLYVCISQSGETADTLAALRDTQKRAAAKGLDITTMTICNVATSSMVRETNYSLLTLAGPEIGVASTKAFTTQLAALMLLVLKLGTVKNTISAEQVTAISTDLWHMPKVILDTLHHDDEILRLSELFVEKQHCLFLGRGTHFPIALEGALKLKEISYIHAEGYAAGELKHGPLALVDNDMPVVIMAPQDDMLDKLKSNMEEVQARGGELFVFADENSGIKAKDRQHVVFIPTVDPILAPIVYSIPVQLLSYHVAVLRGTDVDQPRNLAKSVTVE; from the coding sequence ATGTGTGGTATTGTCGGTGGCATTGCGGAACGTAGTATTACCAATATTTTGATTGAAGGCTTAAAACGCCTGGAATACCGTGGTTATGATTCAGCGGGTTTGGCGCTCATTCACAATAGCCAGGTCCTGCGTGAACGTCGGGTCGGTAAAGTGGCAAACCTTGAACAGGCTGTTAATGAATCACAGATTAGCGGTTCCCTCGGTATTGCACATACACGCTGGGCAACGCATGGCAAACCGACTGAAGAAAATGCGCATCCACATATTTCTGAAAATGTTGCAGTGGTTCATAACGGGATTATTGAAAACTATCAGGAACTCAAAGATGATCTTGAAGCTTTAGGCTATGTGTTTACCTCCCAGACCGATACTGAGGTGGTTGCCCATCTGATCAATGATGCACTGAAATCTACCCCGAGCCTGTTAGAAGCTGTACGCCAAGTGGTTCCTCAGCTAAAAGGTGCTTATGCACTGGGCATCGTACATACTGACCACCCGGATGAACTAATTACCGTGCGTGAAGGTTCTCCGCTGGTGATTGGTGTCGGTATTGGTGAAAACTTTATTAGCTCTGACCAGCTGGCGCTGCTTCCGATTACCAACCGTTTTATCTATCTTGAAGAAGGTGATATTGCCCGTTTGACCCGCACCACGATTGAAGTGTTTGTCGATGGTCAACTGGTCGATCGCCCGGTCAAGGAACTGGATGCTGCCGTCAGCAATGCGTCTAAAGGTGAATACAAGCACTATATGCTCAAGGAAATTTATGAGCAGCCTGAAGCAATCAAACAGACCATATCACAAGCCTTAAATGGTAACGATCTGCGCGAAGATTTCCTTGCTTGTGCAGAACAGGACTTCTCAAAAATTCAGCAAATCCAGATTATTGCCTGCGGTACCAGTTATCATGCCGGTATGATTGCCAAATACTGGTTTGAACAGCTGATTGATCTGCCTTGCCAAGTCGAAATTGCCAGCGAATTCCGTTATCGTACTCCAGTGATTGTAAATCACACCCTCTATGTATGTATTTCCCAATCTGGTGAAACTGCAGATACCTTAGCTGCATTACGTGATACACAGAAACGTGCCGCTGCTAAAGGACTGGACATCACCACGATGACGATCTGTAACGTGGCAACCTCTTCGATGGTCCGTGAAACCAATTATAGCCTGCTGACTTTGGCAGGTCCTGAGATTGGTGTGGCCTCAACCAAAGCTTTTACCACTCAGCTGGCTGCACTGATGCTGTTGGTATTAAAACTAGGTACCGTCAAAAATACAATTTCAGCAGAACAGGTCACAGCCATTAGTACTGACTTATGGCATATGCCAAAAGTGATTCTGGACACCTTGCATCATGATGATGAAATTTTACGTCTTTCTGAACTGTTTGTAGAAAAACAACACTGTCTGTTCCTGGGCCGTGGTACACATTTCCCAATTGCACTAGAAGGCGCCTTGAAGCTGAAGGAAATTTCCTATATTCATGCTGAAGGTTATGCGGCAGGCGAACTGAAGCATGGTCCATTGGCCTTGGTCGACAACGATATGCCAGTCGTGATTATGGCTCCGCAGGATGACATGCTGGATAAACTAAAATCCAATATGGAAGAAGTTCAGGCCCGTGGTGGTGAACTGTTTGTTTTTGCTGATGAGAACAGTGGCATTAAAGCCAAAGACCGTCAACATGTGGTCTTTATACCAACTGTTGATCCAATTCTTGCGCCAATTGTTTACAGTATTCCTGTGCAATTGCTGTCTTATCATGTGGCTGTATTACGCGGTACCGATGTCGATCAACCCCGTAATCTTGCAAAATCTGTCACTGTTGAATAA
- a CDS encoding phosphomannomutase CpsG produces the protein MTNLTCFKAYDIRGRLGSELNEEISYKIGRAYGQIYQPKTVVVGCDVRLSSEDLKQATIRGLNDAGVNVLDLGMTGTEEVYFGAFHLDVQGGIEVTASHNPMDYNGMKLVRENARPISADTGLKEIQALAESGEFKDVAVKGTTEKYNILPEFVDHLMTYIDPVKVRPLKLVVNAGNGAAGHVIDAIEDKFKAVNIPVEFIKIHHEADGNFPNGIPNPILVENRDSTREAVIQHGADMGIAWDGDFDRCFLFDEKGQFIEGYYIVGLLAQAFLLKQAGEKIVHDPRLVWNTLDIVEQFKGQAIQSKSGHSFIKEKMREHNAVYGGEMSAHHYFRDFAYCDSGMIPWLLAVSVLSETQKPLSALVEEMIAKFPCSGEINFKVADTQTTIQKIFDHYADQNPEIDQTDGVSLEFDAWRVNVRASNTEPLLRLNIETRADRNPKPMQDYVDELTQLIQG, from the coding sequence ATGACAAACCTCACCTGCTTTAAAGCCTATGACATTCGCGGCAGATTGGGCAGCGAACTCAATGAAGAGATTTCTTATAAAATTGGTCGCGCCTATGGACAAATTTACCAGCCCAAAACCGTTGTGGTCGGTTGTGATGTGCGCCTTAGCAGTGAAGATTTAAAACAGGCCACTATCCGCGGTTTAAATGATGCGGGCGTGAATGTCCTGGATTTAGGTATGACCGGGACTGAAGAAGTTTATTTTGGTGCCTTCCATTTAGATGTGCAAGGTGGTATTGAAGTCACTGCCAGTCATAACCCGATGGATTATAACGGCATGAAACTGGTGCGTGAAAATGCCCGTCCGATCAGTGCTGACACTGGTCTTAAAGAGATTCAGGCTTTAGCAGAATCAGGCGAATTTAAAGACGTTGCCGTTAAAGGCACCACAGAAAAATATAATATCCTGCCTGAATTTGTCGATCATCTAATGACATATATCGACCCTGTAAAAGTTCGCCCGTTAAAACTGGTGGTGAATGCCGGTAATGGTGCTGCAGGTCATGTGATTGATGCAATTGAAGACAAATTTAAAGCTGTAAACATTCCAGTTGAATTTATCAAGATTCACCATGAAGCGGATGGTAACTTCCCAAATGGGATTCCGAATCCAATTCTGGTTGAAAACCGTGACAGCACCCGTGAGGCAGTCATTCAGCATGGTGCGGATATGGGGATTGCCTGGGATGGCGACTTTGACCGCTGTTTCCTGTTCGATGAAAAAGGCCAGTTCATTGAAGGCTATTATATTGTCGGTCTGCTGGCACAGGCGTTCCTGCTGAAACAGGCCGGTGAAAAGATTGTGCATGACCCGCGTCTGGTCTGGAACACATTGGATATTGTTGAACAGTTCAAAGGTCAAGCAATCCAGTCCAAGTCTGGTCATTCCTTTATTAAAGAAAAAATGCGTGAACATAATGCCGTATATGGTGGTGAAATGAGTGCGCATCACTACTTCCGTGACTTCGCCTACTGTGACAGTGGGATGATTCCTTGGCTATTGGCCGTGTCTGTTTTATCTGAGACACAAAAACCATTATCGGCTCTGGTTGAAGAGATGATTGCCAAATTTCCATGTTCAGGTGAAATTAACTTCAAGGTTGCCGATACTCAAACGACTATCCAGAAAATCTTTGATCACTATGCAGATCAAAATCCAGAAATTGATCAGACAGATGGTGTCAGCCTGGAATTTGATGCATGGCGTGTGAATGTACGTGCATCCAATACCGAGCCGTTATTGCGCCTGAATATTGAAACACGGGCGGACCGAAATCCAAAACCGATGCAAGACTATGTGGATGAACTGACCCAGCTGATTCAAGGTTAA
- the galE gene encoding UDP-glucose 4-epimerase GalE produces MAKVLVTGGAGYIGSHTCLELLNAGHEVVVLDNLSNSSEESLNRVQALASKSLDFIQGDILDQDILNRIFSTYQIDAVIHFAGLKAVGESQQVPLKYFENNISGSISLVQAMQRAGVFRLVFSSSATVYDEANISPLNEDMPTGIPSNNYGYTKLIVEQLLQKLSVSDERWSIALLRYFNPVGAHKSGQIGEDPQGIPNNLMPYVTQVAVGRREKLSIFGDDYDTVDGTGVRDYIHVVDLANAHLCALNNRLDAHGCRAWNIGTGQGCSVLQIKNTFEQVNAVQIPFEIAPRREGDVATSFADNTRAVQELGWQPQYGLEDMLADSWNWQKQNPQGYR; encoded by the coding sequence GTGGCTAAAGTCTTGGTAACCGGTGGGGCCGGTTATATCGGTTCACATACCTGTCTGGAATTATTAAATGCCGGACATGAAGTCGTGGTATTAGATAATCTTTCTAATAGTTCTGAAGAATCTCTGAATCGTGTGCAGGCTTTAGCTTCAAAATCTTTGGACTTTATTCAGGGTGATATTCTAGATCAGGATATTCTGAATCGGATTTTTAGTACTTATCAAATTGATGCCGTGATCCATTTTGCCGGTTTAAAAGCGGTAGGGGAAAGCCAGCAAGTTCCACTAAAATACTTTGAAAATAATATTTCAGGTTCCATCAGTCTGGTACAGGCCATGCAGCGCGCTGGGGTTTTCCGTCTGGTGTTTAGCTCATCCGCCACGGTATATGATGAAGCCAATATCTCGCCTTTAAATGAAGACATGCCAACCGGGATACCGAGCAATAACTACGGTTATACCAAGCTGATTGTAGAGCAGCTATTACAAAAGCTATCGGTATCTGATGAACGCTGGTCGATTGCCTTGCTGCGTTATTTTAATCCGGTTGGTGCGCATAAAAGCGGACAAATAGGGGAAGACCCGCAAGGGATTCCAAATAACCTGATGCCGTATGTGACTCAGGTGGCGGTTGGTCGTCGTGAAAAATTATCAATCTTTGGGGATGATTACGATACGGTCGATGGGACTGGGGTACGGGATTATATCCATGTGGTGGATCTGGCCAATGCGCATTTATGTGCACTCAATAACCGTCTTGATGCACATGGCTGTCGTGCCTGGAACATCGGTACGGGACAGGGCTGTTCAGTTTTGCAAATCAAGAATACCTTTGAACAGGTCAATGCGGTGCAGATTCCATTTGAAATCGCGCCCCGTCGTGAAGGCGATGTGGCGACGTCTTTTGCCGACAATACCCGTGCAGTCCAGGAGCTGGGCTGGCAGCCACAATATGGTCTGGAAGATATGCTGGCAGATAGCTGGAACTGGCAGAAACAGAATCCGCAGGGTTATCGCTAA